The proteins below are encoded in one region of Microbispora sp. NBC_01189:
- a CDS encoding DEAD/DEAH box helicase, giving the protein MVDPDEDKFAAGSSDWAGADSPVSQVVLQQSEACLRSYKENSALIEEHANIERSVKEGGYGHRQLYELIQNGADELRETPNGLIHVVLTADTLYCANRGRPVTPSGVGTILASHLSRKKGAEIGRFGLGFKSVLSVSDQPQFFSRSGSFGWSAQLSAQRIRERVPGTGPTPVLRIAHLLDAEKERTADKTLDELMAWASTVIKLPLATPDYATRLSMDLAEFPAVFAVFSPHAGRVVLENRQASTLREISVSGEGHRRSLRVRESDGEYVSEEWTVFESSFQPPDEAWTDAGEYRNRVEVPIAWAVPSSGSRERLGEFWAFFPTTYATTLRGVLNAAWKTNEDRQHLLEGNRFNEALMKEAARLVVASLPALSTPEDPARPLSLMTARGRETRNWADAMLTNCVQEEATRNPSLPDQLGRFQRPSAIKIHPRGTAADDRHWKIWVERWAGYPGRPTNWCHPTVESSATRRARADSLIESAGARVSSVQEWLEALVSDGTAAASAVALSIVAEMVAEGHPYAEQARESAILRTASGRMVPPQGDRVFRRTSMDPSSEVTVYVDPELENDSATSRFLDILGIREADAFGRFAAAVSGGFVSYRNADWDRFWLLARQTGAERAVEHLTSQGVSTQLKVRNRYGTYKRLSQVLLPGAVIPSGSPDDGDFVVDEDFHHDDMRMLRLLGMSDSPSAGVDPSSASWYDDYRSNMIERYYKALPPDVRRPQAAKIVVAGPHPAGHLGLLYGLTPGARARYIQQLPSEGLVTTWTVYALTRSNEAPLSIPSPLIWTIEQNGRLATSMGIRRVVDSVGPGLEEYARVLPVADVDPGLARALGLPNTLEAIKGVLWFSLLKDALSSENHIELGSLYAVAATQLSAPPKIRCQQDSQWVSSPPGDVVATADPVQYRRLQAGGMAAILVPQSDDVAVLVDAWGMKTFDEVYITELRATRPGEPTPLEDVFPQLKFEPGRPLRGLALVRCDELDQLVRTPSGQSSEPVDIGRREDTIYWHDRGDDLALLRELNHLLRLGLSEERCREVLRHRKDVQRDQQIVKVRQMSDLRDKLVAMLGGDVLRERLPYGLIDAVESEEGPIDDRGIAELAMAVHGPGVLREFRQELEEKGFPVPVQMAGSHQAKAFVSDLGFPAEYAGFRQPGLEPLLTVQGPVDFPPLHEYQELMVGRILEVLQSRPAQRGMVSLPTGAGKTRVAVEALIRRLRTLPPEAISVPVLWVAQTEELCEQAVQNWQSIWRHTGPSQQLTISRLWSTNEADPVVEGYHLVVATDAKLEKIIETDEYAWLRGTQAVIVDEAHTSISPRYTQVLAALGLTPHRSRCPLIGLSATPFRGANTVETERLVSRYGRNRLDHNRDGTEILGPQPYRTLQELGVLARVRHEELPGATLDLTARERDTLQQLRRLPPTAEERLGLDSARNRILIDKMLALPDDWQILLFATSVNHAQAMAALLNRRGVTAAAVSGDTDLGQRRYVIDQFKNRGIRVLTNYNVLSQGFDAPATRAVIVARPTYSPNVYQQMIGRGLRGPLNGGKDECLIINVADNIAQYGEELAFRQFEYLWKTQ; this is encoded by the coding sequence GTGGTCGATCCAGACGAGGACAAGTTCGCGGCCGGCTCCTCCGACTGGGCCGGCGCGGACAGCCCTGTCTCGCAGGTCGTTCTCCAACAGTCAGAAGCCTGCCTCCGGTCGTACAAGGAAAACTCTGCTCTGATCGAGGAGCACGCGAACATCGAGCGCTCCGTGAAGGAGGGCGGCTACGGGCACCGGCAGCTGTACGAGCTGATTCAGAACGGCGCCGATGAGCTCCGGGAAACGCCCAACGGTCTCATCCACGTTGTCCTGACAGCGGACACGCTTTACTGTGCCAACCGCGGTAGGCCGGTCACGCCATCCGGAGTTGGAACGATCCTGGCCTCGCACCTGTCGCGTAAGAAGGGTGCGGAGATCGGACGCTTCGGCCTCGGCTTTAAATCTGTATTGAGCGTCTCCGATCAGCCCCAGTTCTTCAGCCGTAGCGGGTCCTTCGGTTGGTCCGCCCAGCTGTCTGCGCAACGCATCCGAGAACGTGTTCCTGGGACGGGTCCCACCCCGGTGCTCCGCATCGCTCACCTTCTCGATGCTGAGAAAGAACGTACCGCGGATAAGACGCTTGATGAGCTGATGGCATGGGCCTCAACGGTGATCAAGCTCCCTCTGGCCACGCCTGATTACGCTACTCGTCTTTCCATGGATCTTGCAGAATTCCCTGCAGTCTTTGCGGTCTTCTCCCCGCATGCAGGACGAGTAGTGCTGGAGAACCGACAGGCGTCAACGCTCAGAGAGATCAGCGTGAGCGGCGAGGGCCACCGTCGGTCGCTGAGGGTTCGCGAGAGTGATGGCGAGTACGTATCCGAAGAGTGGACGGTTTTCGAGAGCAGTTTCCAGCCGCCTGACGAAGCCTGGACTGATGCCGGTGAGTATCGTAACCGCGTCGAGGTGCCCATAGCGTGGGCGGTTCCGTCTTCCGGGTCTCGGGAACGACTGGGAGAGTTTTGGGCATTCTTCCCCACGACCTATGCGACCACCCTCCGCGGGGTCTTGAACGCCGCGTGGAAAACCAATGAGGATCGCCAACATCTTCTTGAAGGAAACCGTTTCAATGAAGCTCTGATGAAAGAGGCCGCCCGCCTCGTTGTGGCCTCGCTTCCCGCGCTTTCTACCCCGGAAGACCCGGCACGACCTCTGTCGCTCATGACGGCACGTGGCCGAGAGACGCGGAACTGGGCGGATGCGATGCTTACGAATTGCGTCCAAGAAGAGGCCACACGAAACCCCTCTCTGCCTGATCAACTGGGCAGATTCCAGCGCCCGAGCGCGATCAAGATCCACCCTCGGGGCACAGCGGCAGACGACAGACATTGGAAGATCTGGGTCGAGAGATGGGCCGGCTACCCTGGTCGTCCAACCAACTGGTGCCATCCCACCGTTGAGAGCTCCGCGACCCGCCGAGCCCGCGCCGACTCGTTGATTGAGTCGGCAGGCGCCAGGGTGAGTAGCGTCCAGGAGTGGCTGGAGGCGCTGGTCTCTGACGGAACCGCCGCTGCCTCTGCTGTAGCACTGTCCATCGTGGCGGAGATGGTCGCAGAGGGGCATCCGTACGCGGAACAGGCACGCGAGTCGGCCATTCTCAGGACGGCAAGTGGACGAATGGTTCCACCACAGGGGGACCGTGTGTTCAGGCGCACGTCCATGGACCCGTCCAGTGAAGTCACTGTGTACGTCGACCCCGAGTTGGAGAACGACTCCGCGACATCTCGGTTCCTTGACATTCTTGGCATTCGAGAAGCCGACGCGTTTGGCCGATTTGCTGCTGCCGTCTCTGGAGGCTTTGTCTCCTACCGAAACGCCGACTGGGATCGCTTCTGGCTACTCGCACGGCAAACCGGGGCGGAGCGGGCGGTGGAACACCTGACGAGCCAAGGCGTGAGCACACAACTCAAGGTCCGTAACCGCTATGGAACGTACAAGCGGCTGAGCCAGGTCCTTCTTCCCGGCGCCGTCATCCCTTCCGGAAGTCCCGACGACGGCGACTTCGTGGTTGATGAGGACTTCCATCACGATGACATGAGGATGCTCCGCCTCCTCGGCATGTCCGACAGCCCGAGCGCCGGCGTGGATCCCTCCTCTGCCTCGTGGTATGACGACTACCGGTCGAACATGATTGAGCGGTACTACAAGGCTTTGCCGCCAGATGTCCGTAGGCCTCAGGCAGCTAAGATCGTAGTCGCAGGTCCCCATCCCGCCGGCCATCTGGGTCTGTTGTACGGCCTTACGCCCGGTGCGCGTGCTCGTTACATCCAGCAGCTCCCTTCCGAAGGATTGGTGACGACCTGGACCGTCTACGCGCTGACTCGCTCGAATGAAGCTCCACTATCCATACCATCACCATTGATCTGGACTATTGAACAGAACGGCAGGCTAGCCACCTCAATGGGTATCCGCCGTGTTGTCGACTCTGTGGGCCCAGGCCTAGAGGAGTACGCTCGCGTCCTACCGGTCGCCGATGTGGACCCAGGTCTAGCCCGTGCTCTCGGACTGCCGAACACCTTGGAGGCCATCAAGGGGGTTCTGTGGTTCTCCCTTCTGAAGGACGCACTTTCGAGTGAGAATCACATAGAGCTGGGCAGCCTCTACGCGGTTGCGGCGACGCAATTGAGCGCGCCTCCCAAAATTCGCTGCCAGCAGGACTCTCAGTGGGTGTCCTCTCCTCCAGGAGACGTGGTCGCCACTGCGGATCCTGTGCAGTACCGGCGTCTGCAGGCCGGTGGTATGGCCGCGATCCTGGTCCCGCAGTCAGACGATGTCGCAGTGCTTGTGGACGCGTGGGGGATGAAGACCTTTGATGAGGTCTACATCACCGAGTTGCGCGCGACCCGACCAGGCGAGCCAACTCCCCTTGAAGACGTGTTTCCTCAGCTCAAATTCGAGCCTGGACGCCCGCTGCGAGGTCTCGCCCTCGTGCGGTGCGACGAGTTGGATCAACTCGTCCGTACCCCGTCCGGCCAGTCCTCGGAACCGGTGGACATCGGCCGGCGTGAAGACACCATCTACTGGCATGACCGCGGGGACGATCTCGCCCTACTGAGGGAGTTGAACCACCTACTCAGACTCGGGCTGTCGGAGGAGCGTTGCCGAGAGGTGCTTCGGCACCGCAAGGACGTCCAGCGGGACCAGCAGATTGTCAAGGTCCGGCAAATGTCGGACCTACGGGACAAGCTGGTGGCCATGCTCGGTGGTGACGTGCTCCGTGAACGACTGCCGTATGGCCTGATCGATGCTGTCGAGTCCGAGGAAGGGCCGATTGACGATCGAGGAATTGCCGAACTCGCGATGGCCGTTCATGGCCCCGGTGTGTTGCGTGAGTTCCGGCAGGAGTTGGAGGAAAAGGGCTTCCCGGTGCCAGTCCAGATGGCTGGCAGCCATCAGGCCAAGGCGTTTGTCTCCGACCTTGGCTTTCCTGCGGAGTACGCCGGGTTCCGGCAGCCAGGGCTTGAGCCCTTGCTGACTGTCCAGGGTCCGGTGGACTTCCCACCCCTCCACGAGTACCAAGAGCTCATGGTCGGACGAATCCTGGAGGTGCTACAGAGTCGGCCGGCACAACGAGGAATGGTCAGCCTCCCCACAGGGGCGGGTAAGACACGGGTCGCCGTCGAGGCTCTCATCCGACGGCTGCGGACACTTCCCCCTGAGGCGATCTCGGTTCCAGTTCTCTGGGTGGCTCAGACGGAGGAGTTGTGTGAGCAGGCCGTGCAGAACTGGCAGTCAATCTGGCGCCATACCGGTCCGTCACAGCAGCTGACCATCAGCAGGCTATGGAGCACGAACGAGGCTGACCCCGTTGTGGAGGGCTATCACCTCGTTGTCGCAACCGACGCCAAGCTAGAAAAGATCATCGAGACCGATGAATACGCATGGTTACGAGGGACCCAGGCTGTGATCGTCGATGAGGCTCACACGTCAATCAGCCCTCGCTACACGCAGGTGCTGGCTGCTCTGGGGCTGACTCCGCACCGATCCCGCTGCCCACTCATCGGTTTGAGCGCGACCCCCTTCCGTGGAGCGAACACAGTAGAAACCGAACGTTTGGTTTCCCGGTACGGAAGGAACCGGCTCGATCATAATCGGGACGGTACTGAGATCCTGGGCCCTCAGCCGTACCGGACGCTACAGGAGCTCGGCGTGCTGGCTCGCGTCAGGCATGAGGAGCTACCAGGCGCGACGCTCGACCTCACTGCTCGCGAGCGGGACACGCTGCAACAACTGCGCCGCCTACCTCCAACGGCGGAGGAGCGGCTGGGCCTGGACAGTGCCCGCAACAGAATCTTGATCGACAAGATGCTTGCCCTGCCGGATGACTGGCAGATCCTGCTCTTTGCCACTTCGGTCAACCATGCCCAGGCCATGGCGGCCCTTCTCAACCGCAGGGGGGTCACTGCCGCCGCGGTGTCAGGCGACACCGATCTTGGCCAGCGGCGATACGTCATCGATCAGTTCAAGAATCGAGGGATTCGAGTCCTCACCAACTACAACGTCCTCTCCCAAGGCTTCGACGCGCCTGCGACACGAGCGGTGATTGTGGCCCGCCCCACCTACAGCCCCAATGTGTATCAGCAGATGATCGGACGAGGGCTGCGTGGACCTCTGAACGGGGGCAAGGATGAGTGTCTGATTATCAACGTCGCTGACAACATCGCGCAGTATGGCGAGGAGTTGGCGTTCCGCCAGTTCGAATACCTGTGGAAGACCCAATGA
- a CDS encoding UvrD-helicase domain-containing protein has translation MIDSAHWTEAQQRLIEEPADSRLLVTAPAGSGKTFSLIHRLAYLIDEEGLAPSELLVLSFSQAAVREIRKRLVTLDSAAAQVEVRTFDSYATWLLSELVPDGPWQRLSFDQRIREATRLIKEDPEGTERIGEVRHLVVDEVQDLVGVRAQLVQALLETDLDGFTLLGDPAQGIYGFQLDDPQERLAGAARLYQYVRSSFGTELEEISLRGNFRAREPEAEVALSFGDALGAVDAPFATIQRGLRTALLEGDSLGTLDQAAQVLSRVVAPTAVLCRSNDQVLLVSRRLHELGVAHRLQRSAQEQVIPTWVAAIFRELDSKQPTKDDVLAVVSKAGVDAEEAWQILRRMDPNGRGEKLDLTTVRRQLLGGEFPQQPPERLVVSTIHRVKGLEFDQVVLVDPGDAPDDDPIEQAERARLMYVAMTRPRDLLMHVKPVGKLSAGYLKRQNGGRWAELGFKPGRYLGMEIRPEDVNAEEPAGTVGYVQDPREIQNYLATRVRSGDLVRFVAAPERASEEAPRYIVEHEGQRIGVTNASFAGALQTLVPGRGRRLPPCIEDLRVNDVETVIGREAAALNAGLGWSGVWLRPRIGGLGRFDWTGGQA, from the coding sequence ATGATCGATTCTGCGCACTGGACGGAGGCCCAGCAGCGGTTGATCGAAGAGCCGGCTGATTCTCGTCTCCTGGTGACGGCTCCTGCAGGTAGCGGCAAGACCTTTTCGCTCATCCACCGTCTTGCGTATCTCATCGACGAGGAGGGTCTGGCACCATCAGAACTTCTTGTCCTGAGCTTCTCCCAAGCAGCGGTCCGTGAAATAAGGAAGAGGCTGGTTACGCTCGACAGTGCTGCCGCCCAGGTCGAGGTCCGAACATTCGACTCCTATGCGACCTGGCTCTTGTCGGAGCTCGTGCCGGACGGTCCTTGGCAACGCCTGAGCTTCGATCAGCGCATCCGCGAGGCGACTCGGCTGATCAAGGAGGATCCGGAGGGAACAGAGCGGATAGGTGAAGTCAGGCACCTGGTAGTGGACGAAGTCCAGGATCTGGTCGGCGTTCGAGCACAGCTCGTGCAGGCGCTTCTCGAGACCGATCTTGACGGCTTCACCCTGTTGGGCGATCCAGCCCAAGGCATATACGGCTTCCAACTCGACGATCCACAGGAGCGCTTGGCCGGGGCGGCTCGGCTGTATCAGTATGTGCGCAGTAGCTTTGGCACCGAGCTTGAGGAGATCTCTCTCCGCGGCAACTTCCGTGCCCGCGAGCCAGAGGCCGAGGTAGCGCTCTCGTTCGGCGACGCGCTGGGTGCGGTTGACGCCCCCTTCGCCACCATCCAACGAGGGTTGCGGACCGCGCTTCTTGAAGGCGATTCGCTCGGCACGCTGGATCAGGCCGCACAGGTGCTGTCGCGAGTGGTAGCGCCGACCGCGGTGCTTTGCCGGTCGAACGACCAGGTTCTCCTGGTCTCACGGCGGCTTCATGAGCTTGGCGTGGCCCATCGGCTCCAACGCTCAGCCCAGGAGCAGGTGATCCCGACGTGGGTCGCTGCGATCTTCCGCGAACTCGACTCCAAGCAGCCGACCAAGGACGATGTCCTGGCGGTGGTCAGCAAGGCCGGCGTGGACGCGGAAGAAGCCTGGCAGATCCTACGCCGTATGGATCCGAACGGCCGTGGGGAGAAGCTCGACCTCACGACAGTCCGTAGACAATTGCTTGGCGGGGAGTTTCCTCAGCAGCCTCCAGAACGACTCGTCGTCTCGACCATCCATCGGGTCAAAGGCCTTGAGTTCGATCAGGTCGTTCTCGTTGATCCAGGTGACGCGCCGGACGACGACCCTATCGAGCAGGCCGAGCGTGCACGACTGATGTATGTGGCGATGACCCGTCCCAGGGACCTGCTGATGCATGTGAAACCGGTCGGCAAACTCTCCGCTGGTTATCTCAAACGGCAAAATGGCGGCCGGTGGGCGGAACTGGGTTTCAAGCCTGGAAGATATCTGGGCATGGAAATACGTCCAGAGGACGTGAATGCGGAGGAACCCGCAGGTACGGTCGGCTATGTGCAAGATCCCCGTGAGATCCAGAACTATCTGGCCACCAGGGTGCGAAGTGGCGATCTGGTCAGGTTCGTTGCGGCTCCTGAACGCGCCTCTGAAGAGGCTCCCCGATACATCGTGGAGCATGAGGGCCAACGCATTGGCGTGACCAACGCTTCTTTCGCCGGAGCGCTCCAGACGCTCGTTCCCGGCCGGGGCCGCCGACTGCCCCCATGCATCGAGGACCTTCGGGTGAACGATGTGGAGACTGTCATCGGGCGGGAGGCCGCTGCCCTCAACGCGGGCCTTGGTTGGTCAGGTGTATGGCTTCGGCCACGAATCGGAGGATTAGGGCGTTTTGACTGGACTGGGGGGCAAGCGTGA
- a CDS encoding helicase-related protein, with product MSFNKHYAFRQELVSRLERDLIGPGGSSSETISDPPITKYAAGILFPQSQDVVADVNALDEEPENKHPGEAPDPAITMANIRYPSSMGMTFSVDIRAADSILVEVEAARYVPETTIEERRGRTGPAAEGSWRRESLSIAPRRVRVSAASQDQIPLADNLELFVRVRPADSNMVSAVTLALLNKHRSAAKTADRDAMAFFQPRITVRGADDSAPFVERPSLGLAVDADEELNSYRLLYRHAPTFATGHGCAVEWQPSEVAINDMNSVTSTGWIRTTFVPEHDLRLADSNPAIDVRRLGMHHLATSSDAEVVSALKALTAGYREWIKLRADQAESIATESLRKTAREHLDRCNAACDRMEAGIELLADTSDPIPMEAFRLTNQAMAMQRSRTEWLRSSVRKSTSPDDKEGVWRPFQIAFILLSLCGLAERESADRDIADVLWFPTGGGKTEAYLGLIAFSTFLRRLRDPKDGGGVTVLMRYTLRLLTVQQFERAALLMCCMERLRRDRADRLGWSEISIGMWVGRGSTPNTLDEAKRSLRKLSKNEVVQEENPVQLRSCSWCGTALDHYNYKVSDDRLIIACGTPSCDFADGLPIHVVDEVIYAARPTLIIATADKFAGLPWKPEIGHLFNHFSAEPPPELIIQDELHLISGPLGTLAGLYETAVDLIGRRPKVVASTATIRRAVHQGRALFDRQVEQFPPPGLDARDSYFSVETAPSLKASRLYVGLMAPATSQASLMVRTYAALLHHAQAIEGDDAVRDAYWTLLGYFNSLRVLGGAKLQVQDDVNDRLDLLSDGSPQRRRDIGRDIELTSREPSSAIPGHLQDMATPLPDALGVILATNMISVGVDVDRLGLMVMMGQPQSTSEYIQATSRVGRKWPGLVVTLFNAARSRDRSHYENFTAYHSALYRQVEATSVTPFSARARDRGLHAVVVGLARLLIPMARPKEAAALIADFEEDLRSHCDEILARVERVAGQAECDMAAKQIDEIIAQWREAAEADPELKYGTYRQPGLLVDAGRWDESDDQLAYSFETLWSLRDVDVESTLYLDRGTR from the coding sequence GTGAGCTTTAACAAGCACTATGCGTTTCGGCAGGAACTAGTTTCCAGGTTAGAACGAGACCTGATCGGACCTGGCGGTTCCTCAAGCGAGACGATCAGTGACCCACCGATCACCAAATACGCGGCCGGCATCCTATTCCCTCAGTCCCAGGACGTGGTGGCCGACGTCAATGCCCTGGACGAGGAGCCAGAGAACAAGCACCCGGGCGAGGCGCCCGACCCGGCCATCACTATGGCCAACATCCGGTACCCCTCCTCGATGGGAATGACCTTCTCTGTTGATATCAGGGCAGCGGACAGCATCCTCGTCGAGGTGGAGGCAGCGCGTTATGTGCCTGAGACGACTATCGAAGAACGCCGTGGGCGCACCGGTCCTGCCGCCGAGGGTTCCTGGCGGCGTGAGTCCCTTTCGATCGCGCCTCGAAGGGTCAGAGTCTCGGCCGCGTCTCAAGACCAGATACCACTTGCTGACAATCTGGAACTGTTCGTCCGTGTGAGGCCTGCGGATTCCAACATGGTTTCAGCCGTCACATTGGCGCTGTTGAACAAGCATCGATCGGCAGCGAAAACCGCTGACCGAGATGCGATGGCCTTCTTTCAACCTCGAATCACAGTCAGGGGGGCCGACGATTCTGCCCCCTTCGTAGAACGCCCGTCGCTCGGACTGGCGGTCGATGCGGACGAGGAACTCAACTCGTACCGACTCCTGTACAGGCATGCGCCGACATTCGCTACGGGCCACGGGTGCGCTGTGGAATGGCAACCTTCGGAAGTTGCCATCAATGATATGAATTCGGTTACTTCGACCGGTTGGATACGCACAACCTTCGTTCCAGAACACGATCTTCGGCTTGCCGACTCCAACCCAGCCATCGACGTTCGCCGACTTGGAATGCATCATCTTGCGACGTCTTCTGATGCCGAGGTTGTTTCCGCCCTGAAGGCGCTCACGGCGGGCTATCGGGAGTGGATCAAATTAAGGGCTGATCAGGCCGAAAGCATCGCCACCGAGAGCCTCCGTAAGACCGCTAGGGAGCACTTGGACAGGTGCAACGCAGCTTGTGATCGCATGGAGGCGGGAATTGAACTTCTCGCAGACACTTCAGACCCGATCCCTATGGAGGCATTTCGTCTTACCAATCAGGCTATGGCCATGCAGCGATCTCGGACGGAGTGGCTGAGGTCATCTGTACGGAAGAGTACGTCTCCTGACGATAAAGAAGGCGTATGGCGGCCTTTTCAGATAGCCTTCATTCTCCTGTCACTGTGTGGTCTGGCTGAGCGGGAGTCCGCCGATCGTGATATCGCCGACGTGCTGTGGTTTCCCACAGGTGGTGGCAAGACAGAGGCCTACTTGGGCCTGATCGCTTTCTCGACGTTCCTGAGACGACTGCGTGATCCGAAAGACGGTGGTGGCGTTACTGTTCTCATGCGCTATACGCTCCGCCTGCTCACGGTTCAGCAGTTCGAACGTGCGGCTCTCCTTATGTGTTGCATGGAGCGGCTCCGTCGAGATCGAGCTGACCGCCTGGGATGGAGTGAGATCTCCATCGGCATGTGGGTGGGTCGCGGATCCACTCCAAACACTCTGGACGAAGCGAAACGGTCGCTTCGTAAGCTGTCGAAGAACGAAGTTGTGCAGGAGGAGAACCCTGTCCAACTTCGATCCTGTAGCTGGTGTGGGACTGCTCTCGATCACTACAACTACAAGGTTTCGGACGACCGTCTGATAATTGCCTGTGGTACGCCGAGTTGTGACTTTGCCGACGGCCTTCCGATCCATGTAGTAGACGAGGTCATCTACGCGGCGCGGCCCACACTGATCATCGCGACAGCGGACAAGTTTGCCGGGCTGCCCTGGAAACCGGAGATTGGGCACCTCTTCAACCACTTCAGTGCCGAGCCTCCTCCTGAACTGATCATCCAAGACGAGCTGCACCTCATTTCCGGTCCCTTAGGCACTCTGGCAGGCCTCTACGAGACGGCAGTCGACCTCATCGGTCGTCGCCCGAAGGTGGTGGCGTCAACGGCCACCATCCGCCGTGCGGTGCACCAGGGACGCGCGCTGTTCGACCGACAGGTTGAGCAGTTTCCACCGCCTGGACTCGACGCTCGTGACTCCTACTTCTCGGTCGAGACGGCGCCGTCCCTTAAGGCGAGCAGGCTGTACGTGGGCCTCATGGCGCCGGCAACCAGCCAAGCCAGTTTGATGGTACGGACCTATGCCGCGCTTCTTCACCATGCCCAGGCGATAGAAGGAGACGACGCGGTTCGAGATGCGTATTGGACGCTCCTCGGGTACTTCAACAGCCTGCGGGTCCTCGGTGGCGCCAAGCTTCAGGTTCAGGACGACGTCAATGACCGCCTTGATCTATTGAGTGACGGGTCACCTCAGAGGCGACGTGACATCGGCCGTGACATCGAGCTGACCAGTCGGGAGCCGTCCAGCGCTATACCGGGCCATCTCCAGGACATGGCCACGCCCCTGCCTGATGCTCTCGGCGTGATCCTCGCCACGAACATGATCTCCGTGGGAGTCGACGTCGATCGGCTCGGGTTGATGGTCATGATGGGTCAGCCTCAGTCCACTTCCGAGTACATCCAGGCCACCAGCCGAGTCGGACGAAAATGGCCAGGCCTGGTGGTCACCCTGTTCAACGCAGCAAGATCCAGGGACCGCTCGCACTACGAGAACTTCACCGCCTACCACTCAGCCCTGTATCGCCAGGTTGAAGCAACAAGCGTGACGCCGTTCTCCGCCCGCGCCCGCGACCGTGGCCTGCACGCCGTCGTCGTCGGCCTGGCGCGCCTACTGATTCCCATGGCACGTCCCAAAGAGGCGGCCGCGCTCATCGCCGATTTCGAGGAAGACCTGCGGAGCCACTGCGATGAGATTCTGGCCCGCGTCGAGAGGGTCGCCGGGCAGGCCGAGTGTGACATGGCGGCCAAACAGATCGACGAGATCATTGCTCAGTGGCGAGAGGCGGCAGAGGCAGACCCGGAGCTCAAATACGGTACTTACCGACAGCCCGGGCTCCTTGTGGATGCCGGCCGCTGGGACGAGTCAGACGATCAACTTGCTTATTCCTTCGAGACTCTCTGGAGTCTGCGGGATGTGGACGTGGAGTCCACTCTCTACCTGGACAGGGGAACAAGGTGA